ACAACACCGGAGGTCGCAGCGGTCAGGGATGCGGATCGAATCATCGGTTTGCTACAGAACATGACCATTAGTAATTTGCACCTCGTCATCAATCGACTTGCACCGGAGATGGTTAAGGCAGGTGATATGATGGAACCGACGGATGTCATAGACATTTTGTCAATAGATCTGCTCGGTGTTATCCCGGAGGATAGGGAAATTCTTATTTCAACGAACCGAGGTATGCCGTCAACCTACAATCACAGGTCCGATGCCGGGCAGGCTTACAAACGTATCGCGCAAAGACTTGAAGGGGAAGATGTTCCAATCCCAGAGTTTAAGGCGGGAGGTTTGTTCGGTAACTGGTTTGGGAAACTGTTTAATAACTGAAAGGAGATTACTGATGTTCAAACGGTTAATGCAGTTACTAAATCGGGAGCACAAGAGCAAGAGTATCGCAAAAAGTCGGCTACAACTCATCCTTGTCCAAGATCGAACTGGAATTGATGAAGAGATAATGGAGAGCTTGCAAACAGAATTGACTGAAGTCCTGTCAAAGTATTTTATACTCGAGCGTGAGCAGGTCGAGGTGGAGCTTGAGCGTGAGCAAGACTCAATGGCACTTGTCGCAAATATTCCAGTCCTCGGAACGAAAGTCCGCCATCCCGTACAGGCGTAAGTTAATGCGAGCCTGACTACTTTCAAAGCAGCAGATTCTCGACCGCTAGCGCGACGCCATCGTTCTGGTTGGTTTCGGTCGTGTAATCGGCGATAGCTTTAATTTCGTCAACCGAATTTCCCATAGCCACACAGAAACCTGCGATTTTCATCATGGTCTCGTCGTTGTATCCATCGCCAAAGGCAACAATCTGATTGTTGGGGATGCCAAGTTGGTCAGCAAGCGCTTGCAACGCACGCCCTTTAGATACTTGTGGATTCATAAACTCGATGTATTCGACCTGGGTCCGCGTGACATACAACCGCTCGCCAAACTCGGTTTTGCATTCGGCGAGGAGTAGATCAATTTTTTCCGGTGTATCCAAAATCTGCATCTTCGTGGGTTCTTGCCCATCTAATTCGCGCAGATCGCTGAGTGCCGTTGCCGGAACCCCCGTTCTCTTTTCATACAGTTCACTCCACTGATTATATTCCTTGATGAACAGTTGATCATTCAAACAGAAGTTGAGATGTAGTCCCTTCTGATCTCCATACTCGACCAACGCCATTGCCTCCGCTGCCGGAATGGGAGTATGGTGAATCACCTCCTCCGTTCGTGGGTGTTTGACCATCCCACCGTTGTATGAAATTATCGGATTGTCCAAACCAATCAGATTACTAATCGGCAGGATGGCTCGATGCATCCGCCCTGAAATTAGTACGACGACAACTCCCTGCGCCGATAATTCTTGGAGCGCTCTGCAGCTTCGATCTGTCACAACATGCTCATCATTAAGCAGTGTCCCATCCAAGTCTAACGCCGCCAAACGGCACGACACTTTTTCCATATTCTTCTCCTTTCTGGGACGGTTTTCCGCCAGGCTGACTCAATACTTGGTTTTCATTCTGGCTAATGTCAACTTCTCCAAAGTGCGCACAATTACCACCGTGTCCTGATAGGGTCCAATGAGCTGCCAATTTGTAGAGACAGTTTCAACGACCGAATCAGATTCGAGATAGTCCACCATGTAGCCGCTATAGTGTTGGAACGCTTCCGTCTGGGCTTCCGCTTCGCCATAAGGACAGATCATGTCAATCCCTAGCACTACCTGCGTTCGATCTTGATTGTACATAAGAGCGAAAGGATAGATCTGGCAGTCCAGCGGACGAATCGGGTAGATTGTGCATTCACTCGTTTCAGAATTAAAAAAGGGACAGATGTACATATGCCCATGGGGTATCAGTGTAACCTGTGCGCTTTTCCCATCTGCCGTCGTGCGAAAGCGATGCCCCGCCACCCCATTTTCAATAGCGTTTCCCATTTCAGCTTCGGTGAAGATGGGAGCGAGGAAGCTGTCTTGATCGAGGAATCGGCAGCAAACATCGCATGAAAAACAGACCTTGCTCGGTACAATCTGTTCAATCTGAATCAACTGACTCATCTTTGTTCCTCATCTAGACGAGATAAACTTTCAATTGCCGGAGTCGAGAAGTCTCGTTCCGTCCATTCCTCCGGAGCGACTGCTACTCCATTAACGACCATACCCCAATGGAGGTGTGACCCTGTGGCTTGCCCGGTGGATCCCATCAATCCGATGCGTTGTCTCTTCTCAACACGCTCTCCAACCTTGACGTGAATTTCACTGAGATGGTTGTAACTGGTCGAAACCCCTTGCCCATGATTGAGAATCACAGCGTTGCCGTAGATATGTAATCGGTCTGCAAGAGCAACAATTCCACTATTCGACGCAGAGATAGGGGTACCTACCGCATTGGCGATGTCTGTGCCGT
The nucleotide sequence above comes from Candidatus Poribacteria bacterium. Encoded proteins:
- the minE gene encoding cell division topological specificity factor MinE; the encoded protein is MFKRLMQLLNREHKSKSIAKSRLQLILVQDRTGIDEEIMESLQTELTEVLSKYFILEREQVEVELEREQDSMALVANIPVLGTKVRHPVQA
- a CDS encoding HAD family phosphatase, with the protein product MEKVSCRLAALDLDGTLLNDEHVVTDRSCRALQELSAQGVVVVLISGRMHRAILPISNLIGLDNPIISYNGGMVKHPRTEEVIHHTPIPAAEAMALVEYGDQKGLHLNFCLNDQLFIKEYNQWSELYEKRTGVPATALSDLRELDGQEPTKMQILDTPEKIDLLLAECKTEFGERLYVTRTQVEYIEFMNPQVSKGRALQALADQLGIPNNQIVAFGDGYNDETMMKIAGFCVAMGNSVDEIKAIADYTTETNQNDGVALAVENLLL
- a CDS encoding YkgJ family cysteine cluster protein — translated: MSQLIQIEQIVPSKVCFSCDVCCRFLDQDSFLAPIFTEAEMGNAIENGVAGHRFRTTADGKSAQVTLIPHGHMYICPFFNSETSECTIYPIRPLDCQIYPFALMYNQDRTQVVLGIDMICPYGEAEAQTEAFQHYSGYMVDYLESDSVVETVSTNWQLIGPYQDTVVIVRTLEKLTLARMKTKY